CCATCGCGCCGGTGGTGACAGGCAGTACGTAGTGGCGAACAATTCGGGTGTGGATGGGAACATCCTGGCCGGCGACGCCAATATAACTGCGCTCAATCTTTCCGTGACGAATCAGGCGGACGGCAACAAATTGCGCCGTGTCCGCGCCGATGGCGAAACAGATTCCTTGAGCGCCCATAATCGTCGCCGTGTTCACACCGATGACGTCTGCCCGGGAACTGATCAGCGGACCGCCTGAGTTTCCAGGATTCAGCGCCGCATCGGTTTGGATGACGTTGTCGATCAGCCTTCCGGTGCGCGATCGCATACTGCGGCCCAACGCGCTGACCACTCCGGCGGTGACGGTGTGCTGGAATCCCAAGGGATTGCCAATTGCGATCGCCACCTGACCAACCACGAGCGGCTGGCGGGAGCCAAGCGCCGCAAATGGAAGCTGTCCGGGAACATCTACGCGCAGCACTGCGAGATCGGAATCAGGATCGTCGCCGATAAGAGTGGCATGACAAGTCTCAGCGTCTGGGAATGTGACGATGATTTCATTCGCGCTGTTCACAACGTGGCTGTTCGTTAGGACGAAGCCGTCGGGCGTAAAAATAAAGCCCGAGCCACTACCCTGAGCCTCGCGCGCAGTTCGCCGCGAATTTTGGGCAGAGCGCTGGCGAACCGCGATGTGCACCACCGCGGGCCCAACTGTCTCGACGGCCGAAGTCACAGCGCGCGAGTAAACATCCAGCAGCGAGACATCCTCGTGACGGCTGGGGGAGGCAGCCAAGGGCGAGTGCGCGGCAACCGCCGAATCGAGAAACTCCAGTTCTGGCATGCGAATGTAGATGCTTGTGCGCGAGGTTGGATTCAGTGGCCGGGACTAGCCGTTCGGCTAGGAATGGTTGTCGACAGCTGAGTAGTATTTCTCGCCCGCACAACCGCGGCATAGCGTCTTCTCGTCCATCACGATCTCGCGCCGGAAGTTAATCCCTTCTCCACACTTGGCGCAGACGATGCGCTCACCCTTGTAGCCTGGCAAGTCCTCGGGATTGACTTGGACCCGCACGCTCTGAAACTCAAACAGCTCGTCGTCGTGCATTTCGCGATAGGCCGACATCTGCTGTTGGTTCTTGTTCTCGATCTCCGGATGCAACCGCCGAGCGGCTTCCTTGGACGATTCCTTGGCGGAAACGCGTAAAGCGCGACCAGTTTGCAGATCGACAAAGGTCGCCGCCATCTTTCCCCAGTCGAAAAACTTGAGCGCGCGCTTTCCCAGACGGCAGCCGGTTACGACCATAACTGCATCTGTAGCGCAACGATCGATCTCCACGTATGTAACCAGACGTTTCCGGTCTGCACCACGCGGATCTTCAATCCCGAGCCGGGAAAGGCCAGCCATGGCCATGCGCACTCCGAGCACCTGGCCGGCGCAGAGATGGCCGTGCGCGACTTCAGCTTCGTGGAGATATTCGGCGAGAGAGTTCATGGTTTACGTGGGCTGTGCCATAGGTTGAAGTTTAGCGCTTCCGTTCCGACAGTGCTCGTCCTGGCAAGGCATGTAGGGCTGGGAGATTAATGGCCATATGGTTTACGCAATGTCGGGAAGATATCAAGCGAGGCTCATGATAAGGACTTTCCCTGCTTCCCTACCGATTCCCTGACCAACTCCAAATCGCGGCTATTCATTCGGCTTCTAGAACAGCAAATTTTCTCCACGGGAAAAATTGCCTGCTGCTTTCCCGGAAGCGGGGAATTGGATGAATCAGGGATTTCAGGCTACTGCTTGTCCGCTTCCTTCTGCTCCGCCGGTTCATCACCCAACTCCGGTTCGCTCGAACGTCCATGAATCAGGTAGCTCGACTTCTGTCCGCCGATCTGCTCGAAGCTCACGCGAATGGGCTGTTTCTGCCAGGTAGGAGGTGCGCACTCGGAGTCGGGTTGATCGCTGCCTTTAGCGGGGCCCATGTAGGTCCGCAATACCGGCTTTCGCTGTCCGAGCTGTGCAACGACTGCATATACCCTCGGTCCGTCAGTGACTCCACAGTAGGCGGCGTAGTCACGAAACCAGCTTACCGTTGAATAAAAAGGATCGAAGTCCGGCAGGTTAAGTTTGGAGATGCGTCCGCTCGTGCGATCGACCATGACCCAGCCGTCCCGTTGCCATTTCCACTCCGGATGCGACGTTAGAGCATCGTTCATACGAAAGACTCGCCGGACGACGAAGAGCCGGTCAGTCACGTCGTGCGGGATTCCGATTGTGAACTCGCGGGAGCGGCCGTCAATGTTTAGCGAGCGGATTTTCATCTGCTGCACCCGCTCTGCATCACAGCCGACAAATAGGTGGACGTTGAGCCATGGGCCGAAAGTGATCGAATGGGATCTAGCGGCGAAACTGACGCTGGTGGAAATAAGAAGGAGGATCGTGGCGCAACATCTGTCGAAATTAAGGTAACTTCGTTTACTCATTGCGCGACGGTGCTGGCACAATAGTAATGCACGCAAAAAGCTTCGGTTGTGCAACTCGGAAGTCCGAAGCCAGACTCACACGTTGGTGAATGGCACACATGGTCCAGGGCCCGCGGGACGTCAGTTTACGGCGCAAGACTCAAACAATTCTGGTCGTTGACGATAAGCTGGACACGCTCCTGCTGGTGCGCGAACTTCTCACTTCGCGTGGCTACCACGTCACCACCGCATCAGATGCTGACGAAGCTTTACAGGCCATCCAGGCCGAAAAACCTGACCTGATCCTGCTCGATGTGATCATGCCGGGAAGGTCTGGCTATGATCTGTGCCGCGAACTCAAGGACGATCCCGCGACGCGGTTGATACCCGTAGTCATGATTACCGGGCTTAGCGACCGGGCTGATCGCGTCCGCGGCATCGAGGCAGGTGCAGACGATTTTCTATCGAAGCCGCTTTACCCCGAAGAACTCTAC
The sequence above is drawn from the Acidobacteriota bacterium genome and encodes:
- a CDS encoding serine protease, which codes for MPELEFLDSAVAAHSPLAASPSRHEDVSLLDVYSRAVTSAVETVGPAVVHIAVRQRSAQNSRRTAREAQGSGSGFIFTPDGFVLTNSHVVNSANEIIVTFPDAETCHATLIGDDPDSDLAVLRVDVPGQLPFAALGSRQPLVVGQVAIAIGNPLGFQHTVTAGVVSALGRSMRSRTGRLIDNVIQTDAALNPGNSGGPLISSRADVIGVNTATIMGAQGICFAIGADTAQFVAVRLIRHGKIERSYIGVAGQDVPIHTRIVRHYVLPVTTGAMVISVEPGSPAQSAGLRERDVILEFASRCVSGVDDLHRLLTEAIPGEVGTLKVLRGTDLLNMSITPQPRT
- a CDS encoding formylmethanofuran dehydrogenase, with the translated sequence MNSLAEYLHEAEVAHGHLCAGQVLGVRMAMAGLSRLGIEDPRGADRKRLVTYVEIDRCATDAVMVVTGCRLGKRALKFFDWGKMAATFVDLQTGRALRVSAKESSKEAARRLHPEIENKNQQQMSAYREMHDDELFEFQSVRVQVNPEDLPGYKGERIVCAKCGEGINFRREIVMDEKTLCRGCAGEKYYSAVDNHS